A single genomic interval of Pseudomonas sp. FeN3W harbors:
- a CDS encoding ABC transporter permease, producing MGGLRRKLGNIFQLGLKELRSLYRDPAMLVLIIYSFTLAIYEGATAVPEAPHRASIAVVDEDRSQASLRIINAFQLPYFIEPKAITLQEMDSGMDDGLYTFTLNIPPRFQEDLLAGRQPTIQLNVDATQVSQAFTGAGHIQQIIASETAEFVRRYRSEDALPVEAVVRTAFNPNLSRAWFGAVNEVINQITMLAIILTGAALIREREHGTIEHLLVMPVTPFEIMVGKVWAMGLVVLAAAAFALRFVVEGWLDIPIQGSLWLFAGGAALHLFAATSMGIFFGTVARSMPQLGLLVILTLIPLQILSGGVTPRESMPGLVQNIMLVAPTTHFVELAQAILFRSAGPSIVWPQLLALGLIGTVFFIGALSRLRVSLR from the coding sequence ATGGGCGGCCTGCGACGCAAACTCGGCAACATCTTCCAACTCGGCCTCAAGGAACTGCGCAGCCTCTACCGCGACCCGGCGATGCTGGTGCTGATCATCTATTCGTTCACCCTGGCCATCTACGAAGGCGCCACGGCAGTTCCCGAGGCGCCGCACCGGGCGAGCATCGCGGTGGTCGACGAGGACCGCTCGCAGGCCTCGCTGCGTATCATCAATGCCTTCCAGCTACCCTACTTCATCGAGCCGAAAGCCATCACCCTGCAGGAAATGGACAGCGGCATGGACGACGGCCTCTATACCTTCACCCTGAACATCCCGCCGCGCTTCCAGGAGGACCTGCTCGCCGGCCGCCAGCCGACCATCCAGCTCAACGTCGATGCCACCCAGGTCAGCCAGGCGTTCACCGGCGCCGGGCACATTCAGCAGATCATCGCCAGCGAAACCGCCGAGTTCGTCCGTCGCTACCGCAGTGAAGACGCCCTGCCCGTCGAAGCGGTGGTGCGCACCGCGTTCAACCCCAACCTCAGCCGGGCCTGGTTCGGCGCGGTGAACGAGGTGATCAACCAGATCACCATGCTGGCGATCATCCTCACCGGCGCGGCGCTGATCCGCGAGCGCGAGCACGGCACCATCGAGCACCTGCTGGTGATGCCAGTGACGCCGTTCGAGATCATGGTCGGCAAGGTCTGGGCCATGGGCCTGGTGGTGCTGGCGGCAGCGGCGTTTGCCCTGCGCTTCGTCGTCGAGGGCTGGCTGGACATCCCGATCCAGGGCTCGCTGTGGCTGTTCGCCGGGGGCGCGGCGCTGCACCTGTTCGCCGCCACCTCGATGGGCATCTTCTTCGGCACGGTGGCGCGCTCCATGCCGCAGCTGGGCCTCTTGGTGATTCTCACGCTGATCCCGCTGCAGATCCTCTCCGGTGGCGTGACGCCGCGCGAGAGCATGCCCGGGCTGGTGCAGAACATCATGCTGGTGGCACCCACCACGCATTTCGTCGAGCTGGCGCAGGCGATCCTGTTCCGCAGCGCCGGCCCGTCCATCGTCTGGCCGCAGCTGCTCGCCCTGGGCTTGATCGGCACGGTGTTCTTCATCGGAGCGCTGTCGCGACTGCGGGTGTCGTTGCGCTAG